From Aegilops tauschii subsp. strangulata cultivar AL8/78 chromosome 5, Aet v6.0, whole genome shotgun sequence:
TTACAGCTTGGAGGACAATAGAATCCACTGCGTGCTCTGAGGAAAACTTATCTACGTGTAACTGTTATTGGATGGATCCTTCCATGGTTTTTCTTCTCAGATGTGAATGAATATATTTTCTTAGCTTTTATCTCCATTGGGAAATAGGCAATGGATGGCTTAAAGAAGAAATGGAAGCATCATGCATGCTGTGCATCTTTCTTTATGAAATATTTTTTTGGGTAAAATTTAGAAATTAAAATTGTTGGTGATGCTATCTGCTTAAATTCTAGCATATGTTTTAGTTTTTTTTTACCTCTGCGCTTGAGCCAACTAGTAAAATTTCATCTTGAGGATTTCTCCGTTGTTTCTCCTTCTACCTTTATCTCGAGTGGAGAATGCGCACCCGCCTTGGCCCCAGCAGACCATACCCGCGATTCTTTGTGTCAGTGAACTGTTTTGGTATGCTCGCTGCTTCGAAGAGTATTCGCACCATATGATTTTGTGACTTAAACTAGTTTATATTTTATTAATTAACTATTCATGCTCAAAGTTTGACACCATAGTACAGGGGACTCAATATACCCGGACCTGCTTTGATGCGCTTGTTATTTGGTGAGTTTATTTCGCTGGTTCTTCCACTTTCATGTTTTCATCGTGTTATGAGGCCGCCGCTATGAATCCGTCTGGTGGTAACTTTGGTCCTTGACTCTGATCGTTCTTGTTTAGTATTTTGTAGTATCTATACATTGTTCAGCGTGCGCGTATTGGCATTTTATAGAACTGTTTTTTGTTCATTGCCTGTTTTAGCTAATTAATACCCTCTACTATACGTGTATGGGCTGTTGGTTCTGGAGCGATAATACAGTGTTCACATAATTTATATGCCCAGAGTGATAATTTACAGGAATCTCAGGAGTCAGGACACTATAGTCTTCATTCTGCAGACAATTTACATGTGCAGGGCCTCTTGCTGAGTGCAATATCATACAAGACACCTATAGGATTTGGAATGAGCCTAGTCTTCCTCAATAAAAAGATATAAGTAGAAGGACGGCAAACATGAAACAGAGACAAGTATGATAGACCAATGAAATAGTCAAGGTCCTCCAGAAACAAAATATCAGTCTACTTAACAAGTGGTGGTGGAAACTTGATACTCAAGATGGTCTTTGGCAAGATATAGTTAAAGCAAAATGTCTTACGAGAGATTCTGTGGCCACGGTCAAAAGCAGATTCTCTGATTCCCCTATTTGGAAGGCTATTATGAAAGTAAAAGAGTGCTATATGGCTGGTAGGGATGTGCTTCTTGGTTCTGGTAATATTGCTAGACTGCAGATGTGCTCTTTTATTGTTGGGCTGGATATTACCTCTGATCCTGATAAGATTGTTTAGGCTTTGGGCCCCAAGCAGACTTTTACTACTAAGTTGATGTATGAACACAGAGAGAAATATCACGGGTTGTGGTTTTAGGTGGATTTGGAAAGCTAAAATTCCTTCTAAAATCCATATCTTCCTTTGGCAACTTTTTCAATATGCCGTGTTGACCAGGGATGTTATGAGCAGGAGAAATTGGACGGGGAATCCGCGCTGCTCTTTTTGCAGCGAGAAAAAGATGTCCCAGCATCTCTTCTTCTTATGCCCATTGGCTAGGGTGGTTTGGAGAACTGTGAGATCAGTCTTTGGCACCGAGTTGTGCCCTAACAACATTTGGCAGTTTTATTCGTGGTACTACAGTTTTTACCTGATGGGAGCAAATTCTACAGTTTTGGTCTCGCAGCTATATGCTGGGCCATTTGGAACTGTCGCAATGAAGCAATCTTTGAGTTTAAATTTCCTAAAATCCCTTTTGAGGTGGTGTTCTCTTCATGTGTATTTCTGGATTATGGGGCAGGTTTGCTGAAGAGTGATGACCAGGAGGCAATGTGGCGTGGGACAATGATGCTCAGGGAGAATGCGAAGAACATGATGTGTATCTGTGCTGCTGCTCAAGATGATGGTGCGATGGACTGAAGCTTGCACTGATGTATTTCCGTTATTCATTAATGAAAAGGGGTGATGTGCGGTTCAAAAAAAAAAGTATTAACATTGCTGATGTAAGGATGGTCGGCACAGCTGCGGGTGAAACGTGACTAATATATATCCTGTGTGTTTGAGCTGAGAACTCACCTTGCTCCGTTATTGGTATTTGGTAGAGGTGACAGTTGTATTTGTGGGGCTTGGCAGATAGGATTAAAATTACATGTGTGTAACTGTAGGCACAGGAATTGCGATTGCTTGGAAAATAGTGGTCGATTTTGATTAACAGACTTGCGGGACATGAAACGGCATAGTTAGTAACCTGGGGGAAATTAGGAACCCTAGATATGAAATGTCGATCCTGGAAGTGATTCAAGGGACATTGCTTCAGAGTTCAGATTGTCTGTCGAGGTGAATGGCCCGACGTCACCATTGGCACTGATGAGTGTGTGACTGTAGTTTCACAACTGGAGGCTCTCCTGCCAGTGGCGTGCGGATCATGCTGCGGTCATTAGAAAGAAGCCCAGCCCTGTTGTCCTGACGCATGTTCCATGGGTGTATATAAATAAAACTAATGGTATCACCAAGCAATGCAGCCAAAGCAATATAGAAGCAGATGTTCAATGTATAATTTTGTTGAATTGAGTTCCGCTTAAAGGAGGGTGTACTGAAGCATAAGTGATAGTAATTTTTACTCGAATCTCTGAATCATAGAACTGAACTGAGCCCTGCTCAAAGCCCTTACCTGAATCGTAGAACTGAAGCGAGCCCTGCTCAAACCCCCGGCTTCAGTTTATATATCTATCAGTGAGCATAAGGGCCCAAAATTCACAGTAAATGAGTAAAATGCCAGCTGCACACAGGCAAAAAAAAGTTTGATAATTTTGATTCAGTCATTTAAGATTCAAATAGAGAATCTTATATACGAGGACAGATGCGCATCCTGCAAAGTTTTGTTCATGGCCATAGCATATAATTTCGTTACGATCCCAGAAGAAATGAACCCCACACACATCTAGTCCCGAAGAAACAGACGAGTGTTGGCTCAGAGAACGCAGTGGATTTCAATGCCTTCAAGACGTTTAGACTTGTGGTTGATCATCTTGAGCCCGTCGCCACTGCGCACAACCTCGACGCCCGTCAAGATGGTAAGGTCATTGACCACCATCTCATCATCTAGCCCGTGTAAAGGGTAGCATGGTGTGTGCCACTCGATATTTTGAAAGCTGGTGGCGATGCAGAACTTGCCTGAGCCAAGGTTGAGTAGGTGCCTCTGCCATGTCGACCACTCGTCGGACAGCGGATCGAGATATTTCCAGCTGCGGTGCTCCACCGGCGGCCAGGAAGACAGGTCGAAGGCACCCAGGCAGTGGTGGGTGTTGCCAATGGTAGCATTGAATCCAAACCAGAGGCCGAGTTCAGGGACGTACTCCGCCGCGCCATGGAAGGGCAGCGCCCAGCTTCCAGCCTGCCTCCACTCACCTTTCACCGTGTCAAAGGCATAGGCTCCGGTTTCCACAGACGACACACACAAAGTCGTCTCATCGACCACCGCCGCCGCGGAGGGGTGGATGACCTCTCTCCTGTGGAGGCTAGGCAGGTACGGTCCACGCATCGGCGGCGAGGGCAGATGTTGCCAGTGCCACCTCCGTTCAGTCCCAGCGGATGGACCCCTGGCGGAGCCGTTCCTCTCGTACTCCAAGACCTCAAACAAGACATTCTCCGGTTCTTTGCTCAAGACATAGTGCTGCTCGTCGTCTTGGCTCCCAGGCCTAGTCATGGACAAGGAGATTGAGTCCCTCTGTTTGCTGAAGTTAGTCTCGGGCATGGCGATGACGGCGTCCATGTCAATGTCGTACATCACGGGATTGGCGCAAGGGTCGGCGAACATGACACGGCCCTCTGCCTGCCCTTTCAGCAGGGAGAAGAAGTGCAAGTACGTTGCGCCCTCCATGAATGGCGGCGTCGAGAAGTTGATCTTGTGCTCGGGCAGAGGCTCCAAGCTCGGGATCGCCGATGGCAGTCCCTTCTTGTTACTCGCCttttctgctgctgctgctgagcgGTGGAAGAGATGCTGCTTGAGGTTGACCCGGAGCAGCGAGTAAAATTTACTGCCGTAATCGCGCACTATGACGTTGGCGAACGCACGATTCATCGTCCTCGCCAAATTAACCGGGCGAGGCAGTAGTCGAGTATCCTGACTATCAAGAGATACGAGTTATACACATCTAAAAGTTGTTGAAACCAAATATATCTGGATTAATCTCAGTAGAAAGTTGTTGCAAGTTCTTACCTGAAGTAGCGGAATCAAATCCCGTATGCCTCCAATTCCAAATTTTACCTCTAGCTAAGACCCACCGAACGCGAATCAATTCTGGAAGCCCTGATGTGCCTAGCAGGAtgaaaggcggcggcggcggaggaacgagaTCCTCTGACTTAGGAAGTTCTACTGCCGAGGGACGTCCTTCGCGCTGCACCGTCCATCAGCCATCGAACGATACGAGCAGAAACTACAGCCTGCGCCAGCTTTCTCGCTCGGGTGGGCAGAAGTAAGCGGCCCATCGGCCCAGTCCGACGCTAGCGAGAGGGAGACGAGGGAAGCGAGGGAAAAAGGCGCGAGAGGCCACAGAAACGGCGCCAAAGTTGATCGGAAGGAGATCCCCGGCGCTCAGCGGGGACGGTGCTCTGCTCCTCAATCTCACGTAAGTCTCCCTAGTCCTTTCTGATGGAAGAAGTAGCCTGCATGAATAAAACACTGAAATTGATTAAACTTCCACCATCAGATTGCTTTAGAACTTGATCAAATTTCCCTTTTTCTCATCGAAGAAGTAGCCTGCTGAACTCGGATCAGGCATCCCTTTTTCTGATGAAAGAAGCAGCCTGCTGAACTCGGATCAGGCATCCCTTTTTCTGATGAAAGAAGCAGCTTGCTGAACTCTGATCAAGCATTCCTTCTTCTAATGGAAGAAGTAACAGAGAGGGAAGAAGAGGCTGATACACTGCACCATGATTCCAATTCTAATAAGTATTTTTCTTATCCCAAGTAGACTGATTTTACTTGATTTTATTCTTATCCCAATTACTGCTACTCTTTGCTTATTCCCTTACAGAAATCTTTTTCCAGTACTATTAGTCCCAATATTTTGTATGCACTTCCACAAGTCTAATATTCATTTCATTTACATTACAGAGTTGTATTGCCTAGTTTGGTACCTCTTGTTGGCATGGAATTTAGAAATTCAGATGAGGCTTGGGCATTTTGGCTTACCTACAGTGGACAGAAAGGATCTGAGGTCAGAAAAAGGTATACAAACAAGAGGCCAACCGATGGCAAAGTTACATCATGTAGATTTGTTTGTGCATGTAGTGGTGCTGGACAAGTTGCAGGTGTTATAGTTTACAAGGACAATGGAAAAGAGTCTCAAGATTACAAGAACAATCTCAGCTTCACTCAACTGTTGATGGTAATCTTGCCCATATAGAGATGGTATTTTTTCAATAACAACTTATTTATTTAATTTACAGGGACCAATCACAGATGGCTGATGGACGGTGCAGCGCGAAGAACGTCCCTCGGCAGTAGAACTTCCCAAGTCAGCTTCCTATGGGGGACGCGGCTCGTCTGACGGAGACCTCCTTTTTCTTTTGAGGATCTGACGGAGACCTCCTATACAGCGCCGCTCACGCGCCCTCTCGCGTGGGCCGGCCCATCAAGCAACGTGCTTCCCTCGCGATTTCAGGCTTGGTTCGTTCGGTCCACGGTTGACCGTTGATTGGCTGACCATtggcttttttttttttttttgcgaggcGACCATTGGCTTTTGTAAGAAACAGTATCTGAAAAAGTTCGTTTCCCCctcaaaaaaaatctgaaaaagtTCGTGCATTTAAGAAAATGTTTGTGCCTTTGAAACCGTTCACAGATTTGAAAAAAAATGGATTGATTAGAAAAAGTTCTACACTTGAAAAACGTTTGTGAAGTTAAAATAAATGTTCGtcaattcaaaaattgttcatgaatttGGAAAATATTTACGAATTAGAGCATTGAAGACATTTTAATAGTGTTCATGAATTTCTAAAAATTATTCACGAATTTCATTTTTAATGAAATTGAAACTTTTTCAAGAATTAAGAAACATTTCATAAAATTAAAAAATAATCTTATATTTTAAAAATATGGAAGAATTTGAAAATTGTTCACCAAATTGAATAAACGTTCTCAAATGTTTAAAAATTATTCTCaaatttcaaaaatgttcatgaatttttttgACAGAGTTATAAAAAGCTCAGAAATTTCAAAACTACTCATGATTTATGGAAAaatcacgaatttgaaaaaaaatacaaaaatctCTACTATCTATCTCTACTATCTAAAAGAAACGTAGTGTTCCGTTTCCCCTCTTACGTTCGTCAAGCCTCCCGTCCCGACCCACCTCTCGTCCCACTGATTTTCTTTCCCCCCGCCTATTTTCTCCCTCACGGTTTTCCCCCCTCCCGGTTCACATTTGTACTAGCAGGCAATCAATCACATAAGGTAACCAGAGGCAATCATTCCAAACGAAATCATTTCACATAAGGTAACCAGACATGATTAATCCTAACGCAATCAATTCATTCAATCACCTTCCTTCTTTCAAACAAACGGTGATCAATCTCTCCTTCCTTCTTTCATATATTTGGTGAAGAGAATTGGGATAAACTTTTTTTAGTCGGAGAATCATATGTGTTATTTTATTACAAGTCCTAGATCAATTCTTCTCTGACTATGATTTTCCTTGCAATTTACGCAAGATCAGGCTACTACTTATCACGAGATGTAAGCAACTAAACAAAATAAGGCTACTACTTAGTAAATGGGGAATTTGGCGGAAGATGTTAGTTTACCTGTGTGCCGTTTGTGATGTGGTTGGCCTCAACAAAATTCTGTCCGGCAACCCGGCAGGCAGGGGGTCAGCGAAGGGGTGTTGGAGCCTTAGATTTTCAATACAGTCGCTTATGTAGCCTGCCATTAGATTTTCAATATAGTTAGATGATTTCAAAATTGGAGGTTTAACTTAAATTTTGTTGTTACTGCAGAAAATTGATGGCATCACTAAATTGACCATTGCAGACGATTTTGATAACTATGATAACCGCCCTTCAGAAAAAGCAAACATGATAACTTACCATGTTATACCCTGAATATACGAAAGTATAGGTTCATCATCAAATTATGGCACCACAATAAAATAACACACCATAACAATATAATAGTGTGCTTTGCCCTAAAAAGTCCCTTAGCTAACATGGTAATATTCAATCAGGTGAAGACAAAAAAGTGCACCTAAACCTATATGTTAATGCTTTCTTTAAGTGGTGAAGCACAGGAGAAAATAACACTTTAGTTTTCTAGATAATAAACATCAGGCAAACCAACCAAATTGATCAAAGGCATGAGGATCACTTGCAAGTTGAGTCTTTGATTGACAAAATTAACCTCTGTTATGAAATTATCTGCATGGAACAGCATAAACTGGGAAATTACAGCAGAGAAGCAAGCTAGAAAAGGTGAATTTGCAAACCTGTAGCTGGGGAAAGGCGCTCAACAATGTTTCCAATGTCTGTAGATGGTATTCGTCTGGAAAGACTTGGACTATGCAGTACATCAGATAGAACTGTGCAAGATCGCCCTACAATTAACTACCTGCCAAAATATTCCAGCTTCAGTTTTCAGTCCATCATAGATAGAAAACTGTGTGGAATGAGTGTTCACTAACACATTCAGGCAAAAAATCCTAACGATACTACCATGCCAACCCAATATTATTAGTATCAGGTACAAAAGTAAAAAAAAGTCACATAACACAATGAAGATTAGGAGCTATCTAAATGGATCTGGATCTAAATGAAgtgtatatgtttctaagattaACTGCTCAAAAGTGAATTCTACTCACATGCTGCAAGAGACCTGAGCGGAAACAAGACTAGCCAGTCAAAAATTGTAGCCGAGGCCGCAGTGCGCGCCTAATCCCAGCACCAGCCGGCCCGCCACAGGCGCAGACGAGGGAGCACCACATCACCCAAAGGGCAATGGCTCGCCGGTGTCGGGACTTGCTGGCGCGGAGGCGGCGTTACAGAAGCAGAGCGAGGTGGAAGGCAGCCAGGCGCGGGACAGAATGGAGAGGCCAGCGGTGGCTGTCGGGAGGCTCTCCGGGACGGCAGCAAGGTGGCGGCGCTGACGTGTGAAGCGGCGGGCGGCGCACACGCGGGGTCATCCAGGAGGAGGCGCTCTGCAGAGATCTGGTAGGAGAGCGAGCGGCGTTGTGGTGGTCTTGCCACTAAGCGACGACAGGAGGACGGCGAGCTGAGGTAGAGGAGAGCAAGTCGGCCACGTGCAGGTGCCTCCCAGGCGGATCGGGGACACAGTGCGAGGAGCGAGTGACCAGAAGCGTGCCACCGCTGTTCTTCATCGACAAGGAGAACAGAGCAATGGAAGAGGCTggcattttttatatttttttttgcgaaaagaGGCTGGCTTTGGGGTGTGCCGGCTACTTAGTGGGCTTAAAGAAAGATGGGTCGGGGCTGGCTCTTGAGTGTATTTCTCTTTTCTTTCCCTATTTTATGGTTACTCAAACAAAACAGTTTCATTTTCAGCAAATAGAGATTTTTGGCCGGGATTTAACAGAGGTTCAAATATTTTTAAGTTTTTACAAGCTTCCATGAAAACAGAGTTGGAATTATTACATATTAATATTCTCATCATCTCAAGTCGTTATTAAATCTTATTATTCTCAttttttttgagaaatattcaCATCTTTTTCTGAGAGTGTGTGTGTCGTGTATACCAAGTCCTTATGTCTGGTCCAAGCCAAAACAGtgcaaaaaaaaattaaaaatgaaATTGTTAGTCATAAAATTACAAAAAAAAGTCCCTAAAAATTACAAAAAAGTATTAGTGTTATTCTGAACAATTAAAAATACAATTGAAAGACCATTCCAGGCACCACTGCTTTGTCATCGGATGAAACGTGCGGAGCTGAAATACATCGCGGTGAACAATGTTAGGGAGGGTGTTTACTGAAAAGTGATACTCAAGGATATATGTTTACCGTCGTTCGTCAAAATTGAAATAAATGTTGCGGAATGACATAAGGACACGAGCTCTACTAATTTAGTcgcccgttgcaacgcacgggcatttatACTAGtttaaaataaaaaaaaggagaaaaccAAACAAAAAACTGGTCAAAAGCTTCCCAAAACCGGACATCTGATAAAACAGTTGTCGTTAACCGGTCCGCTGTCAAATCGGTGAACCGATCTCTGATCACCGAGTGTTCTGTCTCTCGCATATGGCCGGCCCATTTGTCGCGACGGTTCAAAGCAGAGATGTGCGCTGCCTACGATTAGCAAAGTAACCGACTTTATAAGCGTGGAATAGAAAAGGCACGCATATTTGTTTCTTCATAGTTTGGGCCTGTTTTTCTGTGTTTTTTTATCCGGTTTTCGCTATTTGCTGGTCGAGTTTTCTTtgctttctttattttttttcctattttcctatggtttttctttttttttttcggaaaaactttcaatctattcatcttcaatcatggcagtacaacgaacaccagaaataaaaattacatccagatccgtagatcacctagcgacgactacaagcactgaagcgagccgaaggcgcgccgccgtcatcagccctccatcgccggagtcgggcacaacttgttgtagtagacagtcgggaagtcgtcgtgctaaggccccataggaccagcgcaccagaatagcaaccgccgccgatgaagaatAACGTAGGTTGGAAGGATTCAACCCGAAGACACAAGAACGTAGACGAACAACgacgagatccgagcaaatccacaaaagatagatccgccggagacacacctccacacgcccaccaacgatGCTAGATGCACCACTGGAgcgggggctaggcggggagacctttattccatcttcagggagccgccgccgtctcgtcatcctgagcaggacacaaaccctaacaagacaggaaaaaacgactgaaaacggagccctcccgccggcccTTGGCAGGATCCACCGTGCCCCAATGGCCCTAGGGCCACCAGAGACGAGGCGGACCTGCGGCGGCGCCGGCCCTATGGTTTTTTCTTTTGCCTTGGATATGCCCTTATCAGTGTTAGCTAAAGACTTATTAAGAGCCAAAGACCCACGTTTCGTGTGAAACACAGTGGAGGAGTTTAATCTAGGGACAATTACATTTGAGCCCTAGTTGTATCACACCCGTTTAATTTGCCCCCAAATTAAAAAAAACATTCTTTCTGTCCATGCTCGTTTGCTcttcttatgcttttgcccttcgACTATTTGACTgtcactttgaaaacttcataacaaaTTGATGCTAACccaaatgcaaataagatatcaaaatgttcataaaaacaacacatatatgtgcatgtcatttgcattcatgacaaAAGTGCTGCAAAGTCTCCATCTCAATTTGAGCTGATATGACCTCAGGATGAATAGAAAAATCCAAAAATTtgataaaaatgcaaaaaaatctGAATCATTTTTGTGGCAAAcattgatgaatggtttgagCTCTTATAAAGTTTCATTAGGGAATGACATTTGTgaaagtcgtggcaaaaaaatcagcactccaaaatgtTTTTTTTAGGATGACTACCCAAACTCCACAAAACTACATCACTTTGTGTATTCAGATAGCATCAGCGGGCGTAGCGCTACCGGCACGTCCACGGTCATCCTGCAGTCCCCCAGGCGTCTTGCAGGTAGTTCATGTGCTAGGCTATTCTGTTGTCTCTTGACTGACTTGATTTGGACAGAGACGAATGCCAACATTGCTTCCTTTATCTCACTGACTAACCAGAACCATTCCAATCGGTAGATATCGTTTCCTCTCAGCACATTCGCCATCACTGCATTGTCTGTTTCAATAATGATTGGTCCCATGTATAGCCTCGACAATTATTTCAGTCCAACCCAAACTGCCATTCCCTTGGCTTCTTCCACTGATTTGCATGTAGAAACTGAACACTGACGCAACCTTTCTGTCGGAAACGGGGCAGAGCTGGGCGGGTGCAGTTGCACGGAATAACATGGGGGCCGTATGCTACTCATCTAGCGAACAAAATGCTTATGTTTTGGAGCATCAATTTTGTTTTTTCACCATGACTTCCATGAATGTGATTCCCTGATGAAATTTGGCAATCACTCAAAACATTTGTCAATGTTTGCTATAAAAAAAattagaatttttttgaatttgttttcaatattttcggattttactgttcatgctgACATCATATGAGGTCAAACTGAGATGCggactttccaacacttttttcaagAATACAGATGACATGCACATATAGTGATGTTTTTTTTCAAACATTTCGATACCTTATTTGCATTTTCTAAGTTGGTATAAATTCATTATCAAGTTTTCAAagtgacggtcaaacggtcaaaagACAAAAACATAAGAGGAGGGAAAGAGCTTGGACACAAACGAGGGTTTTTAAAATTTAGGGGTAAATCAGACGAGTGTGACACAACTAGGAGCTCGAATGTAATTGTCCCTTTTATCTAATGACAATCAAAACCTGGTAGGACTTTTTTTCTGGACATCCTTAATGTTACTTGTTCTTTCCTGCCATGACCCACATAACGCTTATTTGCATTCCTGCAAGGCACAATCTTAGCTTAATCTTGGATTCCTCATATACTAGCAAACATGAACATGTTAGTAGCACCAATTAATATTCGATCATTTCTATCATCCAAATACGGATCCGAACCAACAGCTTCTATTTCCTGCAACCTCAATGCGCGTGCGTTGTTGgatttttttttcgaaacggaggcaaaagatttgcctcattCATTAAATAAGAGAGAAGTGTTTTAGAGTGTTACAAATGATCCGTATGCCCGGCATGGCAACTACTCGCGCACAAGAATACACCCCAGTTTTTTTGCTCCCGCGAGAACCCAAAGCTTGACGTCGTTGATGATAGCATGGAGAAGGACCGGAGGCGGTGCGCTCTTGTGTCGGAAGACCCGAGCATTACGCTCGTTCCAGATCGTCCAAGAGACTAGCATTGTAAGTGAGGCCAAGGCTTGTCAGTTTGGGTTTTGCAAGCAGGTTCGCTTTTCCCACCATTCCAAAACGGATCCATCCAAATGCCAAGAGGAGGTGTCCATGTGCGCTAGACCAAATTCAAGGATGACCGAGTTCCATAGCCTTATGGTGTAGCGGCATTTGTAGAAGAGGTGTGCACCCGTCTCGCCAACACGTTTGCAAAGCGGGCAAAGTCCACAGTTTTGCCAACCGCGCCGCTCCAATCTGCCGGCTGTCCAAATCCGGTCTTGGATAGCCAACCAAGCAAAAAACTTGATCTTAGGAGGGGCCCAAGCCTTCCAGATCATAAAGTCCATGGGCGAAAGTGTCAGTCCAAGAAACTGAGCCTTGTAGGCGGTGGCCGCGGAGTAGGACCCGTCGTTGGCGTGTTTCCAAATAATGTCATCGTCAGTTTGTTGATCCAAGTGTAGGTCATGCACAAGCATCCATAACGTGAAGAATTGGAGGATGTGGGCACCGGAGACGATGGTGTTGCGACCGATCTTAAGAATCCAAGCATCTCCATGGAGGGCCTCATGCACCTTCCAGTTCTTGCGCGTGGAGGCCTCATAAATCAAAGGGGCAATGTCCTTCGGTTTCCGCCCAAGAAGCCATGGGGAATCCAAAAAGGTGTTTTGGCACCGTTGCCCAAAATGATGGTCGTTGAGGCATAGAAGAAGTCCATGCCCTCCTCCGTGCAAGGGTTCCCAAGCCCCACccaaagcttgtttggctcttttcATTCATACCATGGCCACCTAAGACGTAAGGCCCGAGCAAACTTGTCAGTGTCTAGAACCCCAAGGCCTCCATACTCCTTGGGGCGGCAAACCACCTTCCAATTCACTTTACATTTGGCACCGGTCGTCTTATCTGATCCAGACCAAAG
This genomic window contains:
- the LOC109786136 gene encoding uncharacterized protein; translated protein: MNRAFANVIVRDYGSKFYSLLRVNLKQHLFHRSAAAAEKASNKKGLPSAIPSLEPLPEHKINFSTPPFMEGATYLHFFSLLKGQAEGRVMFADPCANPVMYDIDMDAVIAMPETNFSKQRDSISLSMTRPGSQDDEQHYVLSKEPENVLFEVLEYERNGSARGPSAGTERRWHWQHLPSPPMRGPYLPSLHRREVIHPSAAAVVDETTLCVSSVETGAYAFDTVKGEWRQAGSWALPFHGAAEYVPELGLWFGFNATIGNTHHCLGAFDLSSWPPVEHRSWKYLDPLSDEWSTWQRHLLNLGSGKFCIATSFQNIEWHTPCYPLHGLDDEMVVNDLTILTGVEVVRSGDGLKMINHKSKRLEGIEIHCVL